The Desmodus rotundus isolate HL8 chromosome 3, HLdesRot8A.1, whole genome shotgun sequence genome includes a region encoding these proteins:
- the RECQL gene encoding ATP-dependent DNA helicase Q1 isoform X2 yields the protein MSGKDMFLVMPTGGGKSLCYQLPALCSDGFTLVICPLISLMEDQLMVLKQLEISATMLNASSSKEHVKWVHAEMVNKNSKLKLIYVTPEKIAKSKMFMSKLEKAYEARRLTRIAVDEVHCCSHWGHDFRPDYKALGILKRQFPNTALIGLTATATSHVLKDAQKILCVENCFTFTASFNRPNLYYEVRQKPSNTEDFIEDIVKIINGRYKGQSGIIYCFSQKDSEQVTASLQKLGVCAGAYHANMEPEDKTKVHRRWSANEIQVVVATVAFGMGIDKPDVRFVIHHSMSKSMENYYQESGRAGRDDTKADCILYYGFGDIFRISSMVVMENVGQQKLYEMVSYCQNISKCRRVLIAQHFDEVWNSEACNKMCDNCCKDISFERKNVTAYCRDLIKILQQAEEMNEKLTPLKLIDSWMGKGAAKLRVAAVAPPTLPREDLEKIIAHFLLQQYLKEDYSFTAYATISYLKIGPKANLLNSEAHVITMQIKKSTQTCCKTESPQTCHSEGSDKKREGKNLDHFQKKSANMFQPSESKNTGAKKRKIDDA from the exons ATGTCTGGGAAGGACATGTTTCTTGTCATGCCTACAGGAGGTGGGAAGAGCTTATGCTACCAGTTACCAGCATTGTGTTCAGACG gtTTTACTCTTGTGATTTGTCCATTGATCTCTCTTATGGAAGACCAATTAATGGttttaaaacaattagaaatttcAGCTACCATGCTAAATGCTTCCAGTTCTAAG GAGCATGTGAAATGGGTTCATGCTGAAATGGTAAATAAAAACTCCAAGCTAAAGCTAATTTATGTGACTCCAGAGAAGATTGCAAAAAGCAAAATGTTCATGTCAAAACTAGAGAAAGCCTATGAGGCGAGGAGACTTACCCGAATAGCTGTGGATGAAGTTCACTGCTGCAGCCACTGGGGTCATGATTTCAGACCTG attATAAGGCACTTGGTATCTTAAAGCGGCAGTTCCCAAACACAGCACTAATTGGGTTGACTGCGACAGCGACAAGTCATGTTTTGAAGGATGCTCAGAAAATACTGTGTGTTGAAAACTGTTTCACTTTTACAGCTTCTTTTAATCGGCCAAATCTTTATTATGAG GTTCGGCAAAAGCCCTCGAACACTGAAGATTTTATTGAAGATATTGTAAAGATCATTAATGGAAGGTACAAAGGGCAATCAG GAATCATATATTGCTTTTCTCAGAAGGACTCTGAGCAAGTTACAGCCAGTTTACAGAAACTGGGAGTTTGTGCAGGTGCATACCATGCCAACATGGAACCAGAAGACAAGACCAAGGTTCACAGAAGATGGTCAGCCAACGAAATCCAG gTAGTAGTAGCAACGGTTGCATTTGGTATGGGAATTGATAAGCCAGATGTGAGATTTGTTATTCATCATTCAATGAGTAAATCTATGGAAAATTACTACCAAGAGAGTGGACGTGCAG GTCGAGATGACACGAAAGCAGACTGTATTTTGTATTATGGCTTTGGAGACATATTCAGAATCAGTTCAATGGTGGTGATGGAAAATGTGGGACAACAGAAACTTTATGAGATGGTGTCATACTGTCAGAACATAAGCAA GTGTCGCCGGGTATTGATAGCTCAACATTTTGATGAAGTATGGAACTCAGAAGCATGTAACAAAATGTGCGACAACTGCTGTAAAGACATTT CATTTGAAAGAAAGAATGTAACAGCCTACTGCAGAGATCTGATCAAAATCCTGCAGCAGGcagaggaaatgaatgaaaagctCACTCCATTGAAACTGATTGATTCTTGGATGGGAAAGGGAGCAGCAAAATTGAGGGTAGCAGCTGTTGCTCCTCCCACACTTCCTCGTgaagacctggagaaaattatcgCTCACTTTCTTCTACAGCAGTATCTTAA AGAAGACTACAGTTTTACAGCTTACGCTACCATTTCATACTTGAAAATTGGACCTAAAGCCAATCTTCTGAACAGTGAGGCACATGTTATTACTATGCAAATAAAGAAGTCCACACAGACCTGTTGCAAG ACTGAATCACCTCAAACTTGTCATTCTGAAGGATCTgataaaaagagggaaggaaaaaatttgGATCACTTCCAGAAGAAGTCTGCAAACATGTTCCAGCCATCTGAGTCTAAGAATACAGGggctaagaaaagaaaaattgatgaCGCGTGA